The following proteins are encoded in a genomic region of Thermococcus henrietii:
- a CDS encoding 30S ribosomal protein S15, producing the protein MARIHARKRGKSGSKRPPRTAPPTWVEYTAEEVEALVVKLRKEGYSTAMIGTILRDQYGIPSVKLVTGKKITKILEENGLAPEIPEDLMFLIRRAVNLRKHLEQHPKDKHSRRGLQLIESKIRRLVKYYRRTGKLPEKWRYDPEQAKLLVR; encoded by the coding sequence ATGGCAAGAATACACGCGAGAAAGAGAGGTAAATCAGGCTCAAAGAGGCCTCCAAGGACCGCTCCGCCGACCTGGGTGGAGTACACCGCCGAGGAGGTCGAGGCTCTCGTCGTTAAGCTCAGGAAAGAGGGCTACAGCACCGCCATGATAGGAACGATTCTCCGCGACCAGTACGGCATCCCAAGCGTCAAGCTCGTCACTGGCAAGAAGATAACCAAGATTCTCGAGGAGAACGGCCTTGCGCCCGAGATTCCCGAGGACTTGATGTTCCTCATCAGGCGCGCGGTCAACCTCAGGAAGCACCTCGAACAGCACCCGAAGGACAAGCACTCAAGGCGCGGCCTTCAGCTCATCGAGAGCAAGATTAGGAGGCTCGTTAAGTACTACAGGAGAACTGGAAAGCTCCCAGAGAAGTGGCGCTACGACCCGGAGCAGGCAAAGCTCCTCGTCCGCTGA
- a CDS encoding DUF126 domain-containing protein produces the protein MKLKGRKVVGGKVEGELIVSKKPLSFLGGVDPETGIVTDAESDIRGQSIAGKILAFPRGKGSTVGSYVLYALKKNGKAPKAIIVGEAETIVATGAIIAGIPMVQGIDISKLRSGMKVKVDADSGEVEVEEG, from the coding sequence ATGAAGCTGAAGGGAAGGAAGGTCGTTGGCGGGAAGGTCGAGGGCGAGCTGATAGTGTCAAAGAAACCGCTCTCTTTCCTCGGCGGGGTTGACCCCGAGACTGGAATCGTCACCGACGCGGAGAGCGACATAAGGGGCCAGAGCATAGCGGGCAAAATCCTCGCCTTCCCGCGCGGAAAGGGCTCCACCGTTGGCTCCTACGTGCTCTACGCTCTCAAGAAGAACGGGAAGGCGCCGAAGGCGATAATCGTCGGCGAGGCCGAGACGATAGTGGCAACGGGCGCGATAATAGCCGGTATTCCAATGGTTCAGGGGATAGACATTTCAAAGCTGAGGAGCGGAATGAAAGTTAAGGTTGACGCCGACTCTGGTGAGGTTGAGGTCGAGGAAGGTTGA
- a CDS encoding 30S ribosomal protein S3ae, with the protein MARGNPRRRAAATKDKWKMKDWFVIYAPEFFGSKEIGLTPADEPEKVVGRVIETTLRDLTGDFTKSHVKLYFQVYDVKGQNAYTKFKGHTLARSYIRSLVRRRTTRVDGIFNITTKDGYKLRVMGMVIAYRRIQTSQERAIRKIMQDIIYKKAEELNFADFVLQSVNGQIAQEIAKEARKIYPIKRAEVRKIKVLAEPEA; encoded by the coding sequence ATGGCAAGGGGTAACCCAAGGCGTAGGGCAGCCGCTACCAAGGATAAGTGGAAGATGAAAGACTGGTTCGTGATTTACGCTCCGGAGTTCTTCGGAAGCAAGGAGATTGGCCTCACCCCGGCCGACGAGCCGGAGAAGGTCGTTGGAAGGGTTATCGAGACGACCCTTAGGGACCTCACCGGCGACTTCACCAAGAGCCACGTCAAGCTCTACTTCCAGGTTTACGACGTCAAGGGCCAGAACGCTTACACCAAGTTCAAGGGGCACACCCTCGCGAGGAGCTACATAAGGAGTCTCGTCAGGAGGAGAACCACTCGCGTTGACGGAATCTTCAACATCACCACCAAGGACGGCTACAAGCTCCGCGTTATGGGCATGGTCATAGCCTACAGGCGCATTCAGACCAGCCAGGAGAGGGCCATAAGGAAGATAATGCAGGACATCATCTACAAGAAGGCCGAGGAGCTCAACTTCGCCGACTTCGTTCTCCAGTCCGTCAACGGCCAGATTGCCCAGGAGATTGCCAAGGAAGCGAGGAAGATATACCCGATTAAGCGCGCCGAGGTCAGAAAGATTAAGGTCCTCGCCGAGCCGGAGGCCTGA
- a CDS encoding Mov34/MPN/PAD-1 family protein: MKVRIRRELFEYLLQLARSAYPNEFAGFLREKEGIFEEVLIAPNPHAGPRSIFFDTWMLPYDESIKGTVHSHPSPAPWPSEGDLEFFSKFGGVHLIIAWPFTEESVRAYSSDGRELPIEIVD, encoded by the coding sequence ATGAAGGTAAGGATTAGGCGCGAGCTCTTCGAGTATCTCCTTCAGCTCGCGAGGAGCGCGTATCCCAACGAGTTCGCTGGCTTTCTGAGGGAGAAGGAAGGAATATTCGAGGAGGTTCTGATAGCCCCGAACCCGCACGCGGGGCCGAGGAGCATATTCTTCGACACGTGGATGCTCCCCTACGACGAGAGCATCAAGGGAACAGTCCATTCGCACCCGAGTCCGGCTCCTTGGCCGTCCGAGGGCGATTTGGAGTTCTTCTCGAAGTTCGGCGGGGTTCATCTCATAATAGCCTGGCCCTTCACGGAGGAGAGCGTGAGGGCCTACTCGAGCGACGGTCGTGAACTGCCAATTGAGATTGTTGATTGA
- a CDS encoding Lrp/AsnC family transcriptional regulator, whose amino-acid sequence MSDKITAIDIRILKLLAKNARLTYKELAELLGTTRQRISRRMNRLERNGVILKYTVIPNYDALGYIHVILGVSVKPDVNLDEIIEALKEDDNIKIIERAIGSHNLILHVIGPKDMKELEKIVSDIMKKVPGIDHIDITFVTDVVKFEAL is encoded by the coding sequence ATGAGCGATAAAATAACCGCTATCGACATTAGGATTTTGAAGCTGCTCGCCAAGAACGCCCGTCTTACATACAAGGAGCTTGCCGAGCTTCTCGGCACGACAAGGCAAAGGATTTCGAGGAGGATGAACAGACTTGAACGCAACGGGGTTATACTCAAGTACACAGTCATTCCCAACTACGATGCTCTCGGTTACATTCATGTCATTCTCGGTGTTAGTGTTAAACCCGATGTTAACCTTGATGAAATCATCGAGGCACTAAAAGAAGACGACAACATAAAGATAATTGAAAGGGCAATCGGCTCCCACAACCTGATACTCCACGTTATCGGCCCTAAGGACATGAAAGAACTCGAGAAAATAGTCTCTGATATAATGAAGAAGGTACCTGGGATAGACCACATAGACATTACGTTCGTCACGGACGTTGTCAAGTTCGAGGCTCTCTGA
- a CDS encoding nucleotide pyrophosphohydrolase, giving the protein MNEWQKLVDELINELGGYWKPFEMLAALTEEVGELADAMLAQEGIKGSPGEGKLEEELGDVLFALLCIANYYGINAEEALKVSVAKYRARDVKSGGSKTK; this is encoded by the coding sequence GTGAATGAGTGGCAGAAGCTCGTAGATGAACTTATAAACGAGCTTGGAGGCTATTGGAAACCCTTTGAAATGCTGGCGGCACTAACTGAGGAAGTTGGGGAACTGGCCGACGCTATGCTCGCCCAAGAAGGCATAAAAGGGAGCCCTGGCGAAGGAAAGCTGGAGGAAGAACTGGGGGATGTACTCTTTGCGCTCCTCTGCATAGCCAACTACTACGGGATTAACGCCGAGGAAGCGCTAAAGGTGAGCGTTGCGAAATACCGGGCTAGAGACGTCAAATCAGGGGGTTCGAAAACCAAGTAA
- a CDS encoding DUF92 domain-containing protein has protein sequence MLERLITDVAVVAVLGAGSYKVGALDGKGAFSAALLGLAVIELGGIYPFLALLAFVVLGVLATKYRYDEKRKKGVAQSNGGIRSWGNVIGNGLAVVLFLVLEKLSMMDTFWAATFSAIATVNGDTLASELGKVFGRKPRLITNFRPAKPGTNGAISLPGELFALLGCLVIALFALPLTAHKTQMLLAVVLGGFVGVNLDSLIGATLENRGITDNNSTNFLAALMGGLIGAGIFYILS, from the coding sequence ATGCTCGAAAGGCTCATCACTGACGTTGCAGTCGTGGCAGTGCTTGGCGCTGGGTCCTACAAAGTGGGCGCCCTCGACGGAAAGGGTGCCTTTTCGGCGGCCCTCCTTGGATTGGCTGTCATCGAACTCGGTGGCATCTATCCTTTCCTCGCGCTCCTCGCTTTCGTGGTCCTTGGTGTTTTAGCAACCAAATACCGCTACGATGAAAAGAGGAAGAAGGGCGTTGCCCAGTCCAACGGGGGCATAAGGAGCTGGGGCAACGTGATTGGCAATGGTCTCGCGGTGGTTCTCTTCCTAGTCCTCGAGAAGCTCTCAATGATGGACACATTTTGGGCGGCGACCTTCTCGGCGATAGCGACCGTTAACGGCGACACACTCGCGAGCGAGCTTGGAAAAGTCTTCGGCAGGAAGCCGAGGCTCATCACGAACTTCAGGCCTGCAAAGCCGGGAACCAACGGCGCAATCTCACTCCCCGGCGAGCTCTTCGCCCTCCTCGGTTGCCTGGTGATAGCGCTCTTCGCCCTCCCTCTGACGGCCCACAAAACTCAGATGCTCCTGGCCGTCGTTCTCGGTGGCTTCGTAGGGGTCAACCTCGACAGCCTCATAGGGGCAACGCTTGAGAACAGGGGAATCACCGACAACAACTCGACGAACTTCCTCGCTGCCCTGATGGGGGGCCTGATTGGAGCGGGGATATTCTACATCCTTTCGTGA
- a CDS encoding DHHA1 domain-containing protein, translated as MDREAFLERVREGAELIKMHIELGHTIRLISHRDADGITAGAILAKAVAREGGSFQLSIVKQVSEELIDELARENREIYVFSDLGSGSIELIEKKLDGTVVVADHHPPEGDFSSESKVLINPVPFGANSVRDLSGSGVAYFLAREMNEKNRDLAYIATVGAVGDMQEIDGQFHGLNLEILEDGKKLGILEVRKELRLFGRESRPLYQMLAYATNPEIPEITGDERKAIEWLRARGFDPEVHYWQLREEEKRKLHEALLIHMIKHSAPKEAIDRLIGDVVISPLYPEGDVRHEAREFATLLNATGRLNAGTLGVAICLGDEDAYKKARKMLEDYKREQIEARKFLIQNWSMAEEGEHAYVFYAGKNIRDTLVGIVANMAINAGLANPEKPVVVIADSEEDENLVKASARTTEKALKKGYHLGEALKEVAEKLGGEGGGHAIAAGIRFPKGRIDEFIRYFNEALAKQVKRNED; from the coding sequence GTGGACAGGGAAGCCTTTCTGGAGAGGGTTCGCGAGGGAGCCGAGCTTATTAAGATGCACATCGAGTTAGGTCACACCATAAGGCTAATCTCGCACCGCGACGCGGACGGGATTACCGCCGGCGCTATTCTGGCTAAAGCGGTGGCAAGGGAAGGCGGAAGTTTTCAGCTCAGCATCGTCAAGCAGGTCAGTGAAGAGCTCATCGACGAGCTCGCGCGGGAGAACAGGGAGATATACGTCTTCAGCGACCTCGGAAGCGGTTCAATCGAGCTGATTGAGAAGAAGCTCGACGGGACGGTTGTCGTTGCCGACCATCACCCGCCGGAGGGCGACTTTTCGAGCGAGTCCAAGGTTCTCATTAACCCGGTTCCCTTCGGGGCCAACAGCGTCCGCGATTTGAGCGGTTCCGGCGTCGCCTACTTTCTTGCCAGGGAGATGAACGAGAAGAACAGGGATTTGGCCTACATAGCGACCGTTGGCGCGGTCGGCGACATGCAGGAGATAGACGGTCAATTCCACGGCCTCAACCTTGAAATCCTTGAGGACGGCAAGAAGCTCGGAATCCTTGAGGTCAGGAAGGAGTTGAGGCTCTTCGGCAGGGAGAGCAGACCGCTCTACCAGATGCTCGCCTACGCGACCAATCCCGAAATACCAGAGATTACCGGCGACGAGAGAAAGGCCATAGAGTGGCTCCGCGCGCGGGGCTTCGACCCGGAAGTCCACTACTGGCAGCTCCGCGAGGAAGAAAAACGAAAGCTCCACGAGGCCCTTCTCATCCACATGATAAAGCACTCCGCACCGAAAGAGGCCATCGACAGGCTCATCGGCGACGTGGTGATAAGCCCGCTCTATCCCGAGGGTGACGTCAGGCACGAGGCGAGGGAGTTCGCGACGCTCCTCAACGCGACCGGTCGCTTGAACGCGGGAACACTCGGAGTGGCGATATGCCTCGGCGATGAAGACGCCTACAAGAAGGCCAGGAAGATGCTCGAGGACTACAAGAGGGAGCAGATAGAGGCGAGGAAGTTCCTGATTCAGAACTGGAGCATGGCCGAGGAAGGCGAGCACGCCTACGTCTTCTACGCCGGCAAGAACATAAGGGACACGCTCGTAGGCATAGTGGCTAACATGGCCATCAACGCCGGTCTGGCCAACCCAGAGAAGCCCGTAGTTGTGATAGCGGACAGCGAAGAGGACGAGAACCTCGTTAAGGCCTCAGCAAGGACAACCGAGAAAGCGCTCAAGAAGGGTTACCACCTCGGAGAGGCCCTGAAGGAGGTCGCCGAGAAGCTCGGTGGGGAGGGCGGTGGCCACGCTATTGCCGCGGGCATAAGGTTCCCCAAGGGCAGGATAGACGAGTTCATCAGGTACTTCAACGAGGCACTGGCGAAGCAGGTGAAGAGAAATGAGGATTGA
- a CDS encoding site-2 protease family protein, giving the protein MPRGIYECLNCGHREERDSTEPLLERSCPRCGGDMILVGYTREDAERPHSPSLEPASPHEVQVVETPGLPPEVEAKLRTFYNLRFAGFDGRVFIFEVEDILEPNFEKVLSEMEKLGYWCALKKRDGKILLFVFPAGEVKPDNKWLPWVFLLATIATTFFAGYMLALNYISALDYYGLPGMRDPYLIALSFSVSVMAILGTHELGHKIAAAYHGVRATMPYFIPFPFSFIGTLGAVIRVKSPLPTRDAAIDLGVSGPIAGFLVAIPVTAIGLKLSIVVPQSMVPHTSGGVYFGTNLLFELLTKAVLHIPDNYVIFLHPIAMAGWVGLLVTFLNLIPVAQLDGGHVLRAFISERTHRIVTYVTAFVLIGMSYLWSGWFIWGLLVLLIGAAGNPGALDEVSPISKKRIALAILAALIFILTATPRPIWTT; this is encoded by the coding sequence ATGCCGAGGGGAATCTACGAGTGCCTTAACTGTGGCCACCGCGAGGAGAGGGATTCCACCGAGCCCCTTCTTGAGCGCTCGTGCCCCCGTTGCGGGGGGGACATGATTCTAGTGGGCTACACGAGGGAGGATGCCGAAAGACCACATAGTCCATCACTGGAACCGGCTTCCCCCCACGAGGTGCAAGTTGTCGAGACGCCGGGCCTTCCGCCGGAGGTCGAGGCCAAACTCAGGACGTTTTACAACCTCCGCTTTGCAGGCTTCGACGGGAGGGTCTTCATTTTTGAGGTTGAGGACATCCTTGAGCCGAACTTCGAGAAAGTTCTGAGCGAGATGGAGAAGCTCGGCTACTGGTGCGCTCTGAAGAAGCGCGATGGTAAAATTCTCCTCTTCGTGTTCCCAGCGGGGGAAGTTAAGCCGGACAATAAGTGGCTACCCTGGGTTTTCCTGCTCGCGACTATAGCGACGACGTTCTTCGCTGGTTACATGCTTGCCCTCAACTACATCTCAGCCCTCGATTATTATGGACTTCCGGGGATGAGGGACCCCTATCTCATAGCACTCTCATTCTCGGTTAGCGTCATGGCAATTCTCGGCACCCATGAACTCGGCCACAAGATAGCCGCTGCCTACCACGGCGTCCGCGCAACGATGCCCTACTTCATTCCATTCCCATTCAGCTTTATAGGAACCCTCGGCGCGGTGATAAGAGTCAAGTCTCCCCTTCCCACGAGAGACGCGGCGATAGACCTTGGCGTTAGCGGACCGATAGCAGGCTTCTTGGTGGCTATTCCCGTCACTGCCATAGGATTAAAGCTGTCCATTGTAGTCCCCCAGAGCATGGTCCCTCACACAAGCGGAGGTGTTTACTTCGGCACGAACCTGCTCTTTGAACTTTTGACAAAGGCCGTACTTCACATTCCAGACAATTACGTGATATTTCTCCACCCGATTGCAATGGCCGGCTGGGTCGGACTGCTCGTCACGTTCCTCAACCTGATTCCCGTTGCCCAGCTCGACGGGGGTCATGTTCTGAGGGCGTTCATCAGCGAGAGGACGCACAGAATAGTGACATACGTCACTGCCTTTGTTCTCATCGGAATGAGCTACCTGTGGAGTGGCTGGTTCATCTGGGGGTTGCTGGTTCTGCTTATAGGGGCCGCCGGTAATCCCGGAGCACTCGATGAGGTATCCCCGATATCAAAGAAGAGGATAGCCCTCGCGATACTGGCGGCCCTCATATTCATCCTCACCGCAACACCGAGGCCGATATGGACTACTTAG
- a CDS encoding ArsR/SmtB family transcription factor has protein sequence MKVGELFEKLDERQKKTVMRCVEKCGIPELDAEIEPEVKEEAVKFLKVLSNPIRLAILKLLRDQWLCVCLISEALEQDQTLISHHLRTLKSLGLVEERKEGRMRFYRTRKDILEDYLAKVRGELLGE, from the coding sequence GTGAAGGTCGGGGAACTCTTTGAAAAGCTCGATGAAAGGCAGAAAAAGACGGTTATGAGGTGCGTTGAGAAGTGTGGAATCCCAGAACTCGATGCTGAGATAGAGCCCGAAGTTAAAGAAGAAGCTGTGAAGTTTCTCAAGGTTCTTTCGAACCCCATCAGACTGGCCATTTTAAAGCTCCTTCGCGACCAGTGGCTGTGTGTCTGCCTAATTTCCGAGGCACTCGAGCAAGACCAGACCCTCATAAGCCATCACCTCAGGACACTCAAATCCCTTGGTCTCGTCGAGGAGAGGAAAGAGGGAAGGATGAGGTTTTACAGAACGAGAAAAGACATCCTCGAGGATTACCTGGCCAAGGTTAGGGGGGAACTCCTCGGTGAATGA
- a CDS encoding class III signal peptide-containing protein, with product MMRKAQGAIEYLFMIAAALVIILIVVRQLRGKGSSASTTANTAESSIGSELNSMMSSS from the coding sequence ATGATGAGAAAGGCCCAGGGTGCAATTGAGTACCTGTTCATGATTGCCGCGGCGCTAGTGATAATCCTGATAGTTGTTAGGCAGCTCAGGGGCAAGGGAAGCAGCGCCAGCACTACTGCAAACACAGCAGAATCCTCGATAGGAAGTGAGCTTAACAGCATGATGAGCAGCAGCTGA
- a CDS encoding SPOUT family RNA methylase — translation MKFLVKTQRDMEAVAGNYIREAIPEAEVWIAPMGYTGLVLVEADENALEKLLEIPEVERVIPVLVETEADLDRIAESAEKIAHLIGENETYAVKTKRRGKHDFSSIDVNRVLGAKIKELTNADVNLSWPDKVVQVEIIGDRAYISVLPGEEYRKYTPDKIDARKLFRKLTIVQMPYWGDYKACRKFGEKIGRAAQAFEVKELIIAPKEKMDAFELMEFLRGVKAGQESRYKIQREAYPWKVEKIPVSLWDLYQVIRDKRRNKRLLIITDPKGPTLAEVKDKLARDMHHAREVVVFIGSREGIPRGLFRFADYVVDLAPYMTFATEHGIPATLVSLWEVYEEFLRENEKGE, via the coding sequence ATGAAGTTCCTCGTCAAGACCCAGCGCGACATGGAGGCCGTTGCCGGCAACTACATCAGAGAGGCAATTCCAGAGGCAGAGGTCTGGATTGCGCCGATGGGCTACACGGGATTGGTTCTGGTCGAGGCTGATGAAAATGCCCTTGAAAAGCTCCTTGAGATTCCCGAGGTCGAGAGGGTAATCCCGGTTCTGGTCGAGACCGAGGCCGACCTCGATAGGATAGCCGAGAGCGCCGAGAAGATTGCACACCTCATCGGCGAGAATGAAACTTATGCCGTCAAAACCAAGAGGCGCGGGAAGCACGACTTCTCAAGCATAGACGTGAACCGGGTTCTCGGGGCCAAAATCAAGGAGCTCACCAACGCCGACGTGAACCTCAGCTGGCCCGACAAGGTCGTTCAGGTCGAGATAATAGGTGACAGAGCTTACATCTCCGTCCTTCCGGGTGAGGAGTACAGGAAGTACACTCCCGACAAGATTGACGCGAGGAAGCTCTTCAGGAAGCTAACGATAGTCCAGATGCCCTACTGGGGCGATTATAAAGCCTGCAGGAAGTTCGGCGAGAAGATAGGTCGTGCGGCGCAGGCCTTCGAAGTTAAGGAGCTCATAATAGCGCCCAAGGAGAAGATGGACGCCTTTGAGCTGATGGAGTTCCTGAGGGGCGTCAAGGCCGGCCAGGAGAGCCGCTACAAGATACAGCGCGAGGCTTATCCCTGGAAGGTGGAGAAGATTCCCGTCTCGCTCTGGGACCTCTACCAGGTGATTCGCGACAAGAGGAGGAACAAGAGACTGCTCATAATCACAGACCCGAAGGGGCCGACCCTGGCAGAGGTCAAAGATAAGCTCGCCAGGGACATGCACCACGCGAGGGAGGTGGTTGTCTTCATCGGCTCGCGTGAGGGAATCCCGCGCGGTCTGTTCCGGTTCGCTGACTACGTCGTCGATTTGGCCCCGTACATGACCTTTGCCACCGAGCACGGCATTCCGGCGACGCTCGTTTCCCTCTGGGAGGTTTACGAGGAGTTCCTGAGGGAGAACGAGAAGGGGGAGTGA
- a CDS encoding aconitase X catalytic domain-containing protein, with amino-acid sequence MYLTKEEELVLAGEYGYALQKAMEILVALGDIYGAERLIPIKSAQIAGVSYKNLGEAGIEFLRDFVEAGAKVSVYTTLNPAGIGDDEFMEKQREVLELYRAMGIEVTSTCTPYYGANLPKFGDHLAWSESSAVSFANSIIGARTNREGGPSSLASAIVGKTPEYGLHLDENRKATVKVKVEAKVRTFVDYSALGYHLGKALGNDVPYITGLKPESLDYLKELGASMAATGSIALYHVEGETPEYRNAISDGIETVTVEEADLKAVRESFSDDWSEIDMILIGCPHASLVEIKEIAELLRMRGRPLKIPLFITASRAVKALADSLGYTETIERYNGRIIADSCFVVSPIKGWYNGIATNSGKSAFYFRSFGFSVRLDDAERLIKEAP; translated from the coding sequence ATGTACCTGACGAAGGAAGAGGAGCTGGTTTTGGCCGGTGAGTACGGCTACGCGCTCCAGAAGGCGATGGAAATCCTCGTTGCGCTCGGCGACATCTACGGGGCGGAACGGTTGATTCCCATAAAGAGCGCCCAGATAGCAGGGGTTTCCTACAAAAACCTCGGCGAGGCCGGCATTGAGTTCCTGAGGGACTTCGTGGAGGCAGGAGCGAAGGTCAGCGTCTACACGACCCTCAACCCGGCGGGAATAGGCGACGACGAGTTCATGGAGAAGCAGAGGGAAGTTTTGGAGCTCTACCGTGCCATGGGGATAGAGGTGACCTCGACCTGCACCCCCTACTACGGGGCGAACCTTCCGAAGTTCGGCGACCACTTAGCTTGGAGCGAGAGCTCGGCGGTTTCCTTTGCAAACTCGATAATAGGTGCCAGAACCAACCGCGAGGGTGGGCCGTCAAGCCTGGCATCAGCCATAGTCGGCAAAACGCCGGAGTACGGACTCCACCTCGACGAGAACAGGAAGGCGACCGTGAAGGTGAAGGTAGAAGCCAAGGTTAGGACCTTTGTTGACTACTCCGCCCTCGGCTACCACCTTGGAAAGGCCCTCGGAAACGACGTGCCCTACATAACCGGCCTGAAACCGGAGAGCCTCGACTATCTCAAGGAACTCGGCGCTTCTATGGCCGCTACCGGTTCGATAGCGCTCTACCACGTCGAAGGCGAAACGCCCGAATACAGGAACGCTATTTCCGACGGGATAGAGACGGTAACGGTTGAGGAAGCTGACCTGAAGGCCGTCAGGGAGAGCTTCTCCGACGATTGGAGCGAGATAGACATGATTCTCATCGGCTGTCCGCACGCTTCCCTGGTGGAAATCAAGGAGATAGCCGAACTTCTGAGAATGCGCGGAAGGCCCCTAAAGATACCGCTATTCATAACCGCGAGCAGGGCCGTTAAGGCTTTAGCGGATTCGCTTGGCTACACCGAAACGATAGAGCGCTACAACGGGCGGATTATAGCGGACTCGTGCTTCGTCGTGTCTCCGATTAAGGGCTGGTACAACGGCATCGCCACCAACAGCGGGAAGAGCGCCTTCTACTTCCGCTCATTCGGCTTTAGCGTAAGGCTCGACGACGCCGAGAGGCTCATAAAGGAGGCACCGTGA
- a CDS encoding KEOPS complex subunit Pcc1: MRIEANVEIRWHYGDELKARAIAEAIEVDNEAMPAELKKSLNVRTRWVDGDVITKVKYSGEIETLIKALDDLVFSVKVAEEMTEKV; encoded by the coding sequence ATGAGGATTGAGGCGAACGTTGAGATACGGTGGCACTACGGCGATGAACTCAAGGCCCGGGCAATAGCGGAGGCGATAGAGGTCGACAACGAGGCTATGCCGGCGGAGCTAAAGAAAAGTTTAAATGTGCGAACCCGATGGGTTGATGGAGACGTCATAACAAAGGTTAAATACTCGGGTGAGATTGAGACCCTCATCAAAGCGCTCGATGATTTGGTGTTTTCGGTCAAGGTCGCCGAGGAAATGACCGAAAAGGTGTGA
- a CDS encoding AAA family ATPase encodes MRVVLFSPYPKTKREELFDRDEELKEIKDVVERGERLILLLGIRRLGKSSLLNVALNELPYPSVKVDVRKTYSEYSSVSRYAIGRAIVSSLEGRRRLLEELKDFLSRIRGIAVSGLRIEVSPKGFSLTELLEALNEYGEKKGRVIIAFDEAQYLRFGGATRYDGIIAYAVDNLENLTFVLTGSEVGLLFDFLKFHDPEAPLFGRYHHDIELKRFSPELSEEFLRKGFEEAGVPVGDDELRMAVGELDGIPGWLALYGYIRTTRNLGHDDAIAEVLKEAKAVVGRELLRLFSYSPRYRVILKAVALGYSRWRDIKDYVTMKLGYINDSNFSALLENLVKSGYVKKAGGGYRIPDPVLERVFREL; translated from the coding sequence GTGCGAGTTGTGCTGTTCTCACCCTACCCCAAGACCAAACGGGAGGAGCTCTTTGACAGAGATGAAGAACTAAAGGAGATTAAAGACGTCGTGGAGCGCGGGGAAAGGCTTATACTGCTGTTGGGCATCAGGAGGCTCGGTAAGAGCTCGCTCCTCAACGTCGCGCTCAACGAGCTTCCTTACCCGTCCGTGAAGGTTGATGTGAGGAAGACGTACTCCGAATATTCCTCTGTGAGCAGGTACGCAATAGGAAGGGCGATTGTCTCGTCTTTGGAAGGTAGACGTCGGCTTTTGGAGGAGCTCAAGGATTTTCTCTCAAGAATTCGCGGTATAGCCGTTTCGGGCTTAAGGATTGAGGTTTCTCCCAAAGGTTTCTCTCTCACGGAACTGCTCGAGGCTCTCAACGAGTACGGGGAGAAAAAAGGCCGGGTGATTATAGCCTTCGACGAGGCTCAGTACCTCAGGTTCGGCGGTGCAACGAGGTACGACGGCATAATCGCCTATGCCGTGGACAACCTTGAGAACCTGACCTTCGTACTTACCGGTTCAGAGGTCGGTCTGCTCTTCGACTTTCTGAAGTTTCACGACCCTGAGGCACCTCTCTTCGGCAGGTACCACCACGACATCGAGCTCAAGAGGTTCTCGCCCGAGCTGAGTGAGGAATTCCTCAGAAAGGGCTTTGAGGAAGCAGGTGTCCCCGTGGGAGACGACGAGCTCAGAATGGCCGTGGGGGAACTCGACGGCATACCCGGCTGGCTTGCCCTCTACGGCTACATCAGAACAACCCGCAACCTTGGCCATGACGATGCCATCGCGGAGGTTCTGAAGGAAGCTAAGGCGGTAGTCGGCAGGGAACTCTTAAGGCTGTTCTCGTACAGCCCGCGCTATCGTGTGATTCTGAAGGCGGTAGCGCTCGGCTATTCCCGCTGGAGGGACATCAAGGACTACGTGACGATGAAGCTCGGCTACATAAATGACTCCAACTTCTCGGCGCTCCTAGAGAACCTCGTCAAGTCCGGCTACGTCAAGAAGGCGGGGGGAGGGTATAGAATCCCAGACCCGGTTCTTGAGAGGGTTTTCAGGGAGCTTTGA
- a CDS encoding type II toxin-antitoxin system RelE family toxin codes for MKTNPYPKPPYDLKPVKGSKTKETNTYRFRIGDYRVFYTVYWDERLIIVTEIKPREGAYQ; via the coding sequence TTGAAAACCAACCCCTACCCGAAACCACCCTACGACCTGAAGCCCGTGAAGGGTAGCAAAACAAAAGAGACGAACACCTATCGCTTTAGAATTGGAGATTACAGAGTTTTCTACACGGTTTACTGGGACGAACGGCTCATCATCGTGACGGAAATAAAACCGAGGGAAGGGGCATACCAGTGA